From Ancylomarina subtilis:
AAGGTCATTGCTCAAATCACTGAATGGCCTAAAAAGTCGAAAAACCCGGTTGGGCAAGTGACCGATGTTTTGGGAAAACCTGGTGATAACGATACAGAGATGCATGCCATTCTTGCTGAATTTGACTTGCCCTATAAGTTTCCTGAGCATGTGAATGAAGCGGCAGAAGAAATTTCTGATGAAATCACAAAAGAAGAGATTGCGAAACGTCGCGATTTTAGAGATGTGACGACTTTTACCATTGACCCGGCCGATGCTAAAGACTTTGATGATGCTTTATCGCTTCGTATGCTTGAAAATGGCAATTGGGAAATTGGTGTACATATTGCTGATGTGACTCATTACGTTCGTCCGGGCAGTATTATCGAGAAAGAAGCAAGTGAGCGTGCCACCTCTGTTTATTTGGTCGATCGTGTGGTTCCGATGTTACCTGAGCGCTTATCGAATGGACTGTGTTCATTGCGTCCCAATGAGGAAAAACTAACTTATTCGGCCGTTTTTGAGATGGACGAAAATGCTGATGTTCTTAAAACATGGATAGGTAGAACAGTGATCTGTTCTGATCGAAGATTTACTTACGAGGAAGCTCAGAATGTAATTGAAACCGAAGAGGGAGACTATAAAGAAGAGATTCTGTGTTTGGATAAGCTGGCTAAGAAGCTTAGAGCAAGACGATTTAAACAGGGTGCTATTGATTTTGATCGATATGAAGTGAAATTCGATATCGATGAAAACGGAAAACCGTTGAGTGTTTATTTTAAGGAATCGAAGGATTCAAATAAGTTGATTGAAGAGTTTATGCTTTTGGCAAACAAAAAGGTTGCTGAATCTGTTGGTCGGGTGCCTAAGGGTAAAACGGCAAAGACTTTTGTTTACAGGGTACATGATCAACCTAATACACAGAAATTAGAGACTTTTAATAACTTTATCCATAAGTTCGGTTTTGGAATTAAAACAGCTTCACCTTCTTCAATTTCGAAGTCGATGAATGAGCTTTTGCAAAATGTTAAAGGGAATGCGATACAGAATTTAGTGGAGACTTTGGCCATTCGTTCAATGGCAAAAGCCGAGTACACGACCAATAATGTGGGGCATTATGGCTTGCATTTTGATTACTATTCGCACTTTACTTCACCTATTCGCCGATATCCTGATATGATGATTCATCGATTGTTAAATCAGTATGAAAATGGTGGCAAATCCGCCAATCAGGATAAAACAGAATCGCAATGTAAGCACTGTAGCGATATGGAGCAACGTGCTGCTCAGGCGGAACGTTCTTCAATTAAATACAAGCAAGTCGAGTTTATGCTCGATAATGTTGGAGAGGAGTTTGAAGGAACCATTTCGGGTGTGACAGAATGGGGATTCTATGTTGAACTGAATGACAACAAGTGCGAGGGAATGGTTTCAATTCGTGAGCTTGAGGATGATTATTATGAGTTCGACGAAGATAACTACTGCATTGTGGGACGTCATCATCGAAAGATATACCAATTGGGCGACGAGGTGAAGATACTTGTTACGAAAGCTAATTTGGCTGCCAAACAGCTGGACTTTGTTTTAGCTTAAGTTAGAATACAGTCATAAAGAAAGGCTTCGAGCGTAATTGCTTGAAGCCTTTTTTATAAATATGTTTATTGTTTGAATAGGGTTTGGAACACCTGTCCGACTTTGCTTACAAAGTGAATTTTGATTTTGAACTTTGACGTATCCAGACCTTTCGAATTGTTTTTAGGAATAAAAATATGTTTGAAACCGAGTTTCTCTGCTTCACTAATTCGTTGATCAATCCGATTAACCGGTCTAATCTCGCTGGATAAACCAATTTCTCCGGCAAAACAGACTTCCTTTGGAAGTGAAATATCCATGCTTGAAGAAAGGACGGCTATTATAACTGCCAAATCGATAGCAGGATCGTTCACCTTAATTCCGCCTGCAATATTTAAGAACACATCTTTGGTTCCAATTCGGAAGCCGGCACGTTTTTCAAGCACAGCAAGCAGCATGTTTAGTCGTCTAAGATCGAAACCTGTTGACGAGCGTTGCGGGGTTCCGTATGCGGCTGTACTGACCAAAGCCTGAACCTCGATCAGAAAAGGACGCATGCCTTCCATTGAAGCTGAAATGGCCACGCCACTTAAACTCTCATCGTTTGATGAAAGTAACAACTCCGATGGGTTGCTTACTTCGCGTAAGCCATTGCTGCGCATTTCGTAAATTCCCATTTCTGAGGTCGATCCAAAACGATTTTTGGTTGCACGCAGAATACGATACATATGGTTCTGATCTCCTTCGAATTGCAAAACGGTATCCACAATATGTTCCAAAATTTTTGGCCCAGCCAAATTACCATCTTTAGTAATATGCCCAATAAGGAGAACTGGAACTGAGGATTCTTTTGCAAAACGTAAAAGTTGAGCGGTACATTCTCTGATTTGCGAAATAGAACCCGGAGCCGATTCTACAACTTGAGTGCCCAATGTTTGAATGGAATCAATCACCAGAATATCAGGCTTGGTATTTTTGATATGAGAAAAGATATTCTCCATTGAAGTTTCGCTCACGATCAAACATCTATCATTATCCGAGTTTAATCGATTCCCTCGTAATTTTATTTGTTGTGCACTCTCTTCTCCTGAAATATAAAGAGTTGTGTGATTTTTAAGATTTAAAGCAATCTGTAAAGCCAAAGTCGATTTTCCAATACCGGGTTCGCCGCCAATTAAAACCATTGATCCGGGAACAAGACCTCCTCCTAAAACCCGATTTAACTCATTGTTCTGAGTATTGTATCGTTTCTCTTCAGATGTTTCAATATCCGAAATTTTCTGAGGCTTATTGGGTTTCTGCCCATTACTTCCAACAGTTTGTTTGTTGTTTGTTTTTACAATCACCTCTTCCACAAAGGTATTCCATTCTCCACAAGAGGGGCATTTTCCAACCCATTTAGGTGATTCAACACCACAATTCTGACAGAAGAAAGCTGTTTTTGTTTTTGGAGGCATAGCTAATGAAGGTTAAAGAAGATAAAGGATAAAGTAAAAAGAAGTTTGTAGATAAACGTTTGTTGTAATTAGTGTGTGTTGATGATTTTATTAATGATTCCGGTAGAGGAAAATCCTTCGATAAAATCGAGTGTAATAATTTCACCACCTTTTGCTTTTACAATATCGTAACCGACAATATCTTCAGCATTGTAATCACTTCCTTTTACAAGAACGTCAGGCTGAATAAAGTTTATCAAGTCATAGGGGGTTTCTTCATCAAAAAAGATGACCATATCGATAAATCCCAATGAGGCGAGAAGTAATGCTCTGGAGTATTCATCGTTTATAGGGCGATTGGGTCCTTTTAAGCGTTGTACAGAAGCATCGGTATTTAATCCCATCACAAGTTTGTGTCCCAAATTCGAAGCTTGTGCCAGGTATTCCAAATGACCTCGATGTACAATGTCGAAACAACCGTTGGTAAAGACAATTTTTTCCTCTTTAAAACGCCAGGTTTGAAGGGTGGCGAAGGCTGATTCCTTTTCTTTAAATATTTTATTTTTGATAATTTCGAGCTTATTCATAAATGCTTTTTCTGAAAAATTTGAACCTTGAGGTTCAGAATTGTTAAAAAAATAAGGGGGAAGTTAATCATTCTCCATATGGCTACCAAAGAAAAAAGGCTGTTCGAAATGAACAGCCTTGTGTGTATCGTAAATTGATTGTTTAGATCAATTTATTGGTATCTGTGTCAGGAAAAACTAAGCTGGGTTCCCAGGTCTTAGCTTCTTCAAATTCCATTGAGGCGTAGGATATGATAATCACCACATCACCCACAGCGCACTTACGAGCAGCAGGACCATTTAAACAAATAGTACCAGAGCCTCTTTCGCCTCTAATCACATAAGTTTCCAGACGTTCACCATTGTTAACGTTAACAATCTGCACTTTTTCGTTTTCAATAAGATTGGCAGCATCCATTAAATCTTCGTCAATGGTTACTGACCCAACGTATTGCAGATTCGCACTGGTAACTGATGCTTTGTGAATCTTCGATTTGCAAACTTCAATATACATGTCGCTTAAAACTAAATATTATAAAGAAATATTATCTATCAATCTTACTTTTCCAACTTGAACGGTGATGCAAGCAATTCGATTGTTCGAATCCTCCCATTTTTCAATGGATTTTAAACTTGTATCATCAACAATTTCAAAGTATTCAACTTCTAGATAAGCGTTATTATTAATCTCGCTTATAACCCACTCTTTTAATTGGGATACGCCAAAATCGGGCACTAAGTTACAAGCTTTAAATAAAGTTTCAGATATTTTTACAGCATTTTTTCGTTCTACTTCTGAAAGCAGCATGTTTCTAGAACTCATTGCAAGACCATCTAACTCCCTAACAATGGGGCATGGTACTATATTTATGTCTAGTTTAAGATCCTTTGTCATCTGCTTAATAACAGCAACTTGTTGGAAATCTTTTTGGCCAAAATAGGCATTATCAGGCGTAATATAATTGAATAATTTGCTCACAACCTGCGCAACTCCGTTAAAATGACCAGGGCGATTCTTTCCTTCCATCACTTTATCGAGATCACCAAAGTCGAAAACACGTGTGTCCGGTTCAGGATAAACTTCTTCTACTTCAGGAATAAAGACGATATCGGGTTGGAATTTAGATAATAGCTCTAAATCTTTATCCAGAATTCTCGGATAAGTTTTTAAATCATTAGGGTTATTAAACTGAGTTGGATTAACGAAAATACTAACAACAGTAATATCGTTCTCCTTTTTCGATTGTTCAACTAATGATAGATGACCATCGTGTAAAGCTCCCATTGTAGGAACAAAACCAACACGTTTACCATTTGCCTTGTGTTCGCTAATGATTGATCGTGTTTCAGCAATTAATTTAACTATTTGCATCATTATAATTTCTATTGCCCAATTGGAGGCAATTTTATCGGCTATATGCTATTTAATCAATAAATAGATAATAACAGTTGGTTTATTTGTCTTATTATTAGATAGTCATGCAATAAATTCTTAAACGGATCGTTAGGAAAA
This genomic window contains:
- the radA gene encoding DNA repair protein RadA yields the protein MPPKTKTAFFCQNCGVESPKWVGKCPSCGEWNTFVEEVIVKTNNKQTVGSNGQKPNKPQKISDIETSEEKRYNTQNNELNRVLGGGLVPGSMVLIGGEPGIGKSTLALQIALNLKNHTTLYISGEESAQQIKLRGNRLNSDNDRCLIVSETSMENIFSHIKNTKPDILVIDSIQTLGTQVVESAPGSISQIRECTAQLLRFAKESSVPVLLIGHITKDGNLAGPKILEHIVDTVLQFEGDQNHMYRILRATKNRFGSTSEMGIYEMRSNGLREVSNPSELLLSSNDESLSGVAISASMEGMRPFLIEVQALVSTAAYGTPQRSSTGFDLRRLNMLLAVLEKRAGFRIGTKDVFLNIAGGIKVNDPAIDLAVIIAVLSSSMDISLPKEVCFAGEIGLSSEIRPVNRIDQRISEAEKLGFKHIFIPKNNSKGLDTSKFKIKIHFVSKVGQVFQTLFKQ
- the rnr gene encoding ribonuclease R; the protein is MVGKRKKIQSRYNKQSLQQQVLEIFVKESSKTLNYKQIAAALEIKDMGIKRLIVSILYDLVALDQISEISTGKFKLKAKMGTVTGVVDMTSRGSAYIVSEETTEDIFVSQANLNRALHGDQVKVFLFARKKSKQPEGEVVEIVKRKKTSFVGTLEISKNFAFLIPLSKNMPYDIFIPLGKLNGAENGDKVIAQITEWPKKSKNPVGQVTDVLGKPGDNDTEMHAILAEFDLPYKFPEHVNEAAEEISDEITKEEIAKRRDFRDVTTFTIDPADAKDFDDALSLRMLENGNWEIGVHIADVTHYVRPGSIIEKEASERATSVYLVDRVVPMLPERLSNGLCSLRPNEEKLTYSAVFEMDENADVLKTWIGRTVICSDRRFTYEEAQNVIETEEGDYKEEILCLDKLAKKLRARRFKQGAIDFDRYEVKFDIDENGKPLSVYFKESKDSNKLIEEFMLLANKKVAESVGRVPKGKTAKTFVYRVHDQPNTQKLETFNNFIHKFGFGIKTASPSSISKSMNELLQNVKGNAIQNLVETLAIRSMAKAEYTTNNVGHYGLHFDYYSHFTSPIRRYPDMMIHRLLNQYENGGKSANQDKTESQCKHCSDMEQRAAQAERSSIKYKQVEFMLDNVGEEFEGTISGVTEWGFYVELNDNKCEGMVSIRELEDDYYEFDEDNYCIVGRHHRKIYQLGDEVKILVTKANLAAKQLDFVLA
- the panD gene encoding aspartate 1-decarboxylase, with the protein product MYIEVCKSKIHKASVTSANLQYVGSVTIDEDLMDAANLIENEKVQIVNVNNGERLETYVIRGERGSGTICLNGPAARKCAVGDVVIIISYASMEFEEAKTWEPSLVFPDTDTNKLI
- the rfaE2 gene encoding D-glycero-beta-D-manno-heptose 1-phosphate adenylyltransferase → MNKLEIIKNKIFKEKESAFATLQTWRFKEEKIVFTNGCFDIVHRGHLEYLAQASNLGHKLVMGLNTDASVQRLKGPNRPINDEYSRALLLASLGFIDMVIFFDEETPYDLINFIQPDVLVKGSDYNAEDIVGYDIVKAKGGEIITLDFIEGFSSTGIINKIINTH
- the panC gene encoding pantoate--beta-alanine ligase; the encoded protein is MQIVKLIAETRSIISEHKANGKRVGFVPTMGALHDGHLSLVEQSKKENDITVVSIFVNPTQFNNPNDLKTYPRILDKDLELLSKFQPDIVFIPEVEEVYPEPDTRVFDFGDLDKVMEGKNRPGHFNGVAQVVSKLFNYITPDNAYFGQKDFQQVAVIKQMTKDLKLDINIVPCPIVRELDGLAMSSRNMLLSEVERKNAVKISETLFKACNLVPDFGVSQLKEWVISEINNNAYLEVEYFEIVDDTSLKSIEKWEDSNNRIACITVQVGKVRLIDNISL